The genomic interval AATGCACAGTCCCTCCTAtagaaaaaccaaaattaaaaaaacataagcCAATTGTAAATccttttaatgaaatattactagaaaataagggaaagaaaaaaagacataTTGAGAACATCATATGCATACCCCAAATCACTCACTGAAATTTCCAAGTTACTATATCTTCAAAAATCAGAGGTTGCAACTCAAAGATGAGCTATTACAATTCTTTTCCAAaaactatgaaaaaaataatattagtctatttttcattctttctttcttcactGTTATTTCATAAACATGATGAGACCaagtattataataataataataataataataatatattcttttaattatttcggCAAAAATCAACCTCTGTATAAAGGAGACCGTTCCTGAACCACCTTGGCGATCTTTGACTGCCGAAAAGCCTTTATCGGACTCGGAAAATACCAACTCCGACCCTTCCCTCTGCTCTCTCGGCCACCGAGCCCTATTCCTGAATCTGACGTCACCGATACGGCCACGGATCTCGACCTCATCATCATCGTCGTCCTCGCCCTCAcgtcctctttttcttcttcttccacggCCACTTCGTTCTGCTTCTTCGCATTTCCTTCGTCCGCTTCCATCTTCTTGCTCTTCTGCGATCTGAACACCGACCAAAACGACGAAGCTCTGCTCTTACCGCCAACCGACGCTGGTTCTTTCAGTTCGCTCTCGTTACCGACGAACCGGGAGCTAGACCGGAGGAAGGGAATCGCGAGCGATCTGGACCGGCGAAAGGCTGGCTCACTCTCTAATAGATTGGAGACGCGACCGACAGCTCCGACGCCGCCGTCTGACGTCGAGAAGCGAGAGAAGGACGAAGACGAGGACGAAGAAGACGAAGTTGTCGCGGCAGTAGCGCGGCAGGAACAGGGCCGGACGTTAGCGCAGTCGGGACAGAGGATGGAGAGGCGCTCGCGGAGGCAAACGTGGCAAATCCCGCTGCGGCGACGCTTGGAGGGGTGCTTTGGGCATTTCCAAACCTCTTCTTCGTCCACATAAAACGCCATTTTTGGGGAATACCAACAGCTTGCTCTTGGAGTTTTTGCTTTCTCTTGACTTTCTTCTTCCTGGGCTACGCAGTTCCTCTGGCTCTCTCTTCTGTTTCTCTCACCTCACCGTCTCTGTGGCTTCCCTTTGGCTGAGGTTTTTAAAAAGGGAGGGGTTTGATTGGTGGGAGACAGATTAACCATGGTTGAGTCAAATTCATAACCGGGGTTGGCCTGCCCCGTCGTTTTGGTAAACCTTGGTGGACTGAGTGAAACGCCGCGTTCTGAAATTTAGAACATGAGGGTAGATTGGGTTTGTAAACTGTTCGTGAGTGTGTTCACACGTGTATAACATGTGTGTACGTGCGACCAAGGGTGTAGGAGTCGGACGTCACACACTTCACATCTGGAAGGGGACAAGTCGGGGGATTCAAACAACTAATGGATGGGTCCCACTTTGAAAGAACAGAAAAATCCATTGGTTGGTTGTGTAATTCATTCATCTTTCATCTCCTAAATTAAAGTGGGATGTTTTTTTTGACGTTTTTAATTTTAgga from Juglans regia cultivar Chandler chromosome 2, Walnut 2.0, whole genome shotgun sequence carries:
- the LOC109022046 gene encoding uncharacterized protein LOC109022046, which translates into the protein MAFYVDEEEVWKCPKHPSKRRRSGICHVCLRERLSILCPDCANVRPCSCRATAATTSSSSSSSSSFSRFSTSDGGVGAVGRVSNLLESEPAFRRSRSLAIPFLRSSSRFVGNESELKEPASVGGKSRASSFWSVFRSQKSKKMEADEGNAKKQNEVAVEEEEKEDVRARTTMMMRSRSVAVSVTSDSGIGLGGRESRGKGRSWYFPSPIKAFRQSKIAKVVQERSPLYRGGTVH